The following proteins come from a genomic window of Malus domestica chromosome 02, GDT2T_hap1:
- the LOC114820361 gene encoding probable LRR receptor-like serine/threonine-protein kinase At3g47570, translating into MISATSNNLTGIIPDVFSRMSNLSVLALDQNSFSGILPPSIFNLSSLTVFSIVLNQIQGTLPSNLGVAFPYLVYFSVDANHFSGPIPASLSNASNLVHIGMAENYQLFGQVPSLKNFRQLKNFIVTSNRLGSGGPADLSFLCDLNNSTSLQLLEIDKNNFGGVLPHCMANLSSSLVRFYASVNNISGSIPNGIGNLQNLQSLWLTNQLSGHIPSDLGKLQKLYALDLGKNSLSGNVPSSFGNFSRLDNLYLQENKLQGNIPSSLAQCRNLKILSLGINNFSGTIPPKVFGLSSSYVVLDLSRNLLTGSIPKEIGSLINMEHFDVSENKVSGGIPASLRSCTKIEFLNMQRNLLQGTIPLSLASLRGIRELYLDHNNLSGTIPKFLESFEFVQSLNLSYNNFEGEVPMEGVFKNATATLVEGNSKLCGGIPEFQLPECKLQHQAKGGLSRTSKLIISLVSGLLGISFELLLLYLCCLRAKGTKKQTSSTNSDNFLKVSYQILLKATDGFSSANLIGMGSFGSVYKGVLDEGEMTIAIKVFNLVNPEAYKSFTAECEALRNIRHRNLLKVLLACSGVDYRGFDFKAIIYEFMVNGSLEEWLHPAQLIGETNERPKSLTFSQRLNIAIDVAMALDYLHNHCESPIVHCDLKPSNVLLNDDMIGNVGDFGLVRFLPGTSEKGSGKQSISTGLKGTIGYTPPEYGTGHEVWTQGDVYSFGILLLEIFTGKRPTDNMFQGASNLHNFVKAALPDQVVEIVDLVLVEESIDGDKSARNSGSKDNNFKESLISILEVGVACSAELPRERKNISHAVAEMCLIRSKLRAS; encoded by the exons ATGATCTCTGCAACTTCTAATAATTTAACTGGTATTATTCCTGATGTTTTTTCTCGAATGAGTAATTTGAGTGTCCTTGCACTGGATCAAAACAGTTTTTCCGGTATTTTGCCTCCCTCAATCTTCAACCTCTCTTCTCTAACAGTCTTTTCAATTGTTTTGAACCAAATCCAAGGGACTTTGCCCTCAAACTTAGGTGTTGCCTTTCCATATCTCGTATATTTTTCTGTTGACGCAAACCATTTCAGCGGGCCTATTCCTGCTTCTTTATCTAATGCCTCAAATCTAGTTCACATAGGAATGGCAGAAAATTATCAACTGTTTGGACAAGTCCCTTCTCTGAAAAATTTCCGCCAACTCAAGAATTTTATTGTTACATCCAACCGTCTTGGAAGTGGGGGACCTGCTGACTTGAGCTTTCTCTGTGATTTGAACAATTCCACTAGTTTACAACTACTGGAAATTGATAAAAACAATTTTGGGGGTGTTCTGCCTCATTGCATGGCTAACTTATCTTCTTCCCTTGTAAGGTTCTATGCATCTGTGAATAACATATCAGGAAGTATCCCAAATGGGATCGGAAATCTTCAGAACCTACAGAGTCTATGGCTGACAAACCAACTTTCGGGTCACATCCCCAGCGATCTAGGAAAGCTTCAAAAGTTGTATGCCTTGGATTTGGGTAAGAACTCTCTCTCTGGGAACGTTCCATCGTCTTTTGGAAATTTTAGTCGATTGGATAATTTATATCTACAAGAAAACAAGCTTCAAGGCAATATCCCTTCAAGTTTAGCTCAGTGTCGAAATTTGAAGATCTTGTCTCTTGGTATCAACAATTTCAGTGGTACCATTCCCCCAAAAGTGTTTGGTCTGTCGTCTTCATATGTTGTTTTGGATTTGTCTCGAAATCTTTTGACTGGTTCCATTCCAAAGGAAATCGGAAGTTTAATAAATATGGAGCACTTTGATGTTTCTGAAAACAAGGTATCTGGGGGAATTCCGGCAAGTCTCAGGAGCTGTACAAAAATAGAATTCTTAAACATGCAAAGGAATCTCCTCCAAGGTACCATTCCTTTGTCTCTGGCTTCACTAAGAGGTATTCGAGAATTATATCTCGACCACAACAACTTATCAGGTACgattccaaaattcttggagAGTTTTGAGTTTGTGCAATCTTTGAATCTTTCTTACAATAATTTCGAGGGTGAGGTACCAATGGAAGGAGTTTTCAAGAATGCAACTGCAACATTGGTTGAAGGAAATAGTAAGCTTTGTGGGGGCATACCTGAGTTTCAACTGCCAGAATGCAAACTTCAACATCAAGCAAAGGGAGGATTGAGCCGAACCTCCAAGTTGATAATCTCTCTAGTCAGCGGGCTTCTTGGAATAAGTTTTGAACTATTGCTTTTGTACCTATGCTGCTTACGGGCGAAGGGAACTAAGAAGCAAACTTCAAGTACTAATTCAGATAATTTTCTTAAGGTTTCTTACCAAATTCTTCTAAAAGCTACCGATGGATTCTCTTCTGCAAACTTGATTGGCATGGGGAGTTTTGGGTCCGTGTATAAAGGAGTACTTGATGAAGGTGAAATGACAATTGCTATCAAGGTATTCAACCTCGTTAATCCAGAGGCATACAAAAGTTTCACTGCTGAATGTGAGGCTTTGAGAAATATTAGACACCGTAATCTTTTAAAGGTTCTATTGGCATGTTCAGGTGTTGATTACCGTGGCTTTGATTTCAAGGCCATAATCTATGAATTTATGGTTAATGGGAGCTTAGAGGAATGGTTGCACCCAGCTCAGTTAATTGGTGAGACAAATGAGAGACCCAAGAGCTTAACCTTTTCGCAGAGGTTGAACATTGCTATTGATGTTGCTATGGCTTTGGATTATCTTCATAACCATTGTGAATCACCAATAGTTCACTGTGACCTAAAACCGAGCAATGTTCTTCTCAATGATGACATGATTGGGAATGTAGGTGACTTTGGTTTGGTAAGATTCCTTCCCGGAACTTCAGAAAAAGGTTCTGGTAAACAATCTATTTCCACCGGTCTTAAAGGAACTATTGGCTATACTCCTCCAG AGTATGGTACGGGACATGAAGTGTGGACACAAGGAGATGTGTACAGTTTCGGCATCCTACTGTTAGAAATATTTACAGGAAAAAGACCGACTGATAACATGTTTCAAGGAGCTTCAAACCTTCATAACTTTGTGAAGGCAGCTTTGCCTGATCAGGTGGTAGAGATTGTGGATCTTGTTCTAGTGGAAGAAAGTATTGATGGGGACAAGAGCGCAAGAAATAGCGGCAGTAAGGATAACAACTTTAAAGAAAGCTTGATTTCAATCTTGGAAGTTGGTGTCGCTTGCTCTGCGGAACTGCCTAGGGAGCGAAAGAACATTAGTCATGCTGTGGCTGAAATGTGTCTGATTAGAAGCAAACTTCGAGCAAGTTGA